The following is a genomic window from Lysinibacillus sp. JNUCC-52.
TACACATTCTATTTACCTTTTTTCTGTTCTTCCTTTAGTGGCTTTTCATTTTTCGGTTCTTCTGTTTCCGCCACTTTCATAATTCGATCAAGCATCGTCGGATGTGTATAGCGGAACCATTTAACAAGAAGCGGCGGATTAACTTCACTCAACCCTGAGATTGTAAGTTTTTGGAATGCAGTTACCGCTGCCGTACGATCATTCATTAAAGATATAGCATACTGATCCGCTCTCATTTCCTGATATCTAGATATATAATTAGATAAAGGGCTTGATGCAAATAATAAAAAGGATGTGATTAGTAAAAATAGTGGCAAGGAATGAATGTCGCTCATTTTCGTAATTTTTATCGCATGTCCGTACCGAGCAATCGCCCACCTCATAGTCTTTGCTGTTATCCAAAGCCCTACTAAGGTCAACAATAAATAACCTGCAATGCCAAAGTAAATATGTTTCTCAACATAATGTCCCATTTCATGCGCCATGATAAATAAAATTTCATTATCTGTTAAGCGATTTAATGTCGTATCCCATAGTACAATTCTTGAATTACTACCGATACCTGTTACATAGGCATTTAGAGCATTGGTCTTTTGCGCCATATTAACTTCATAAACATGTTCTGCTGGAATATCGGCTTGATCAGCGATTGCTAAAATTTTTGTTTCAAGCTCTTTATTTTTTAACGGATAAAAATCATTGTATAGAGGATCAATGACAACTGGCTGAAGAAACATGATAAAAATCGTAAATGGTATTGTTAATAGCCATGCGTATAGCCACCATCTCTTAGCGCTCTTTTTAATCAACCAATAAATAACTGATACGACAATAAAGGTCATGCCAAAATTGACCCAAAAATCAACAACTCCATCTCGCATCCATGAAGTAAATGCTTGTGTACTTATCCCATAGCTTTTACTTAAATTGTAGCGATAGTATTCAATTGGGAAAAGAACGACATACAGCAAAAATGATAACAAAAATAAATAAGCAGCATTTTGCAGCAGTTTCCATTTTGTTTGTGAGGTAGCCACTTTTTCAAAATAACGAGAAACTCCCATTAACAAAATGACGATATAAACGAGCCATTCAAACGGTGTTACTACGAAAAATAGGAAATTTCGTATTTTAGAGTATTCACCACTTAAGTTTAGCTCTTTTTCAGACATAAACATGACTGGGTCCGCTGCTGTTCCTTGAAACGCCCGCGGAATCGTGCCGCCACCACTATGGAAAATATACCAGTACATGCAAAGAACATACACACCAAATAAGAATAGCGCAATAATTCCCATTTTTTTCGCTATGTTATTTCCCCCTTACTCCACACAAAGTTCGTCCTATAGTAAGTGTAAGCTAATTTGAAAAAGTTAGAACAAACTTTATATGTTTTTATTTTACCTAATAAGAAATTGTCCATTATTCTCAATAGTCATTCCAAATGATGCATGTTCCAATTTGTTACTGCACCATAATAATTGATACTTTCTATATAGTGACTAATCTAAAAATATTTAATAAAGCGGGTATCTATTGGTTTCACGGGTAATTCTCCTTGCTCCGCGGAATCCTCTCCCTGCTTCGCGGAATCCTCTCCCTGCTCCGCGGAATTCTCTCCCTGCTTCGCGGAATTCTCTCCCTACTCCGCGGAATTCTCTCCTTGCTTCGCGGAATTCTCTCCCTGCTCCGCGGAATTCTCTCTTTGCTTCGCGGGTAAACCTTCTTATTCCACAGATATTTCCCTCTGTCCAGCGGATAAACCCAAAAAAGGGCTCCTAAGGAAAGCCCATAATCCATTTCATATAATGATTTGTTTGCTTACTTGTTCCTCTGCTCTGTGTGTTTTTTGTATGTTTTAACCACTTCAAGGATATATAATTGTTCTTCCTCAGATAATTCTTTTGCAATACTATAAATGTCCGAAAGTACTTTAGCACTTTGAACAGCCTCATCTGTAACGCTCATTTCACCTTCACCTGTCAAAAGCCAATTTTTATTAATTTTTAAACATTGACTGATAGCATTAATCACAATCATCTGTGGTTCAGTTTTATTTTTTTCAAGATTAAAAATTACACCCCTTGAAACGCCTATTGTTTCAGCAAGTGCATCTTGCGTATATCCTTTGTTTTTACGAGCGTATATTAATCTTTCACCTAAAGAGTCCATTAAAATATCACCTCTGTATTGTATTATAACCGAAATAAAATTCATTATCAAAGCATTTAATCATTGACAACGCATATAATACAACACTTAATTCATTGACAGCGCAAAATACGCGTGATAAAATTCATTCATAAAGCATGCTACAAGGAGATGATTGTCTTGTCAAAACAAAGCAAAGCCGTTTCATCTGAAAAAACTTTGAACGAAATTATTGATACAGCCAATGAACTTCCATTGGAGTACCAAGAAAAGGTTCTCGATATTTTGCGAGGGATGGTTTTTACGAAAAATTGCTTGATTAAAAAAGGGCAGTTACAGCAATCTGAAAAACTATAACGATTACTAGTTTTATAATTTTTCATAAGTTATGCTGCTATACCATCACATTACAAAGAGAACCAAAATATTCAGCAATCTTACATCATTGTGTATCATGCATTAATAATATGTATTGAAAACATGTTGATTAATAGCGAAGGGAGGGATGACCAACTTGCTTACCGAGTTACTTAATCTGAATGCGATCCAAATTGCTAACGAAGTAGCTAACTGGCAGGACGCTATTCACGTCGCTTCATTGCCCCTATTACAGCAAAATAAAATAGAAAAACGCTATATCCAAGCAATGATAGAATCCATCGAACAACAAGGTCCATATGTCGTGCTTACACCTAAAGTAGCCATTCCACATGCGCGACCATCTGATGGAGTAAATGAATTATCAATGAGCTTATTAAAATTGCAAAAACCTGTACAATTTGGACCCGATAAACCCGTGTACATAATTATTGTGTTAGCAGCTACAGACAATACAACTCATTTACAGGCATTAGTTGATTTAACACAAGTGTTACAAGAACCAAGTCAAATCGACAATATTATCGAATGCAAGTGTCCAGAATGTATTATTGAAAAAATAAAACAATATGCTGCAAAGGAGCGATGATGATGAAG
Proteins encoded in this region:
- a CDS encoding M48 family metallopeptidase; amino-acid sequence: MAKKMGIIALFLFGVYVLCMYWYIFHSGGGTIPRAFQGTAADPVMFMSEKELNLSGEYSKIRNFLFFVVTPFEWLVYIVILLMGVSRYFEKVATSQTKWKLLQNAAYLFLLSFLLYVVLFPIEYYRYNLSKSYGISTQAFTSWMRDGVVDFWVNFGMTFIVVSVIYWLIKKSAKRWWLYAWLLTIPFTIFIMFLQPVVIDPLYNDFYPLKNKELETKILAIADQADIPAEHVYEVNMAQKTNALNAYVTGIGSNSRIVLWDTTLNRLTDNEILFIMAHEMGHYVEKHIYFGIAGYLLLTLVGLWITAKTMRWAIARYGHAIKITKMSDIHSLPLFLLITSFLLFASSPLSNYISRYQEMRADQYAISLMNDRTAAVTAFQKLTISGLSEVNPPLLVKWFRYTHPTMLDRIMKVAETEEPKNEKPLKEEQKKGK
- a CDS encoding helix-turn-helix domain-containing protein; translated protein: MDSLGERLIYARKNKGYTQDALAETIGVSRGVIFNLEKNKTEPQMIVINAISQCLKINKNWLLTGEGEMSVTDEAVQSAKVLSDIYSIAKELSEEEQLYILEVVKTYKKHTEQRNK
- a CDS encoding PTS sugar transporter subunit IIA, encoding MLTELLNLNAIQIANEVANWQDAIHVASLPLLQQNKIEKRYIQAMIESIEQQGPYVVLTPKVAIPHARPSDGVNELSMSLLKLQKPVQFGPDKPVYIIIVLAATDNTTHLQALVDLTQVLQEPSQIDNIIECKCPECIIEKIKQYAAKER